A window from Gossypium raimondii isolate GPD5lz chromosome 7, ASM2569854v1, whole genome shotgun sequence encodes these proteins:
- the LOC105796608 gene encoding transcription factor HHO6: protein MQVDGLTNDEVKSHLQKYRLYTGRLPATTTTTTPANQSGLVLGGGHAWMCQDQFGESSKGSNSQLGSPQGPLQLTTNTGGTSTTGCESMEDDEDAKSECYSWKIHVQKPRKNNV from the exons ATGCAAGTAGATGGCTTAACCAATGATGAAGTTAAGAGTCATTTGCAG AAATACCGGCTATACACAGGAAGACTTCCAGCTACCACAACAACAACAACCCCTGCAAATCAATCAGGCCTTGTTTTGGGTGGTGGTCATGCATGGATGTGTCAAGATCAGTTTGGAGAATCCTCGAAAGGGAGCAATTCGCAGTTGGGTTCCCCTCAAGGTCCTCTCCAGTTAACCACAAACACCGGAGGGACCTCCACTACAGGGTGTGAGAGcatggaagatgatgaagatgCAAAATCCGAGTGCTATAGTTGGAAAATCCATGTTCAGAAACCCAGAAAAAACAATGTATAG